One window from the genome of Candidatus Hydrogenedentota bacterium encodes:
- a CDS encoding HEPN domain-containing protein: MPGHDLARELLAAARSDLKALENMLDPEAFDDRVFGFHAQQAVEKALKSWLNYLQGSHPFTHDLSMLLHELEGCGANIEDYWDFADLSAYAVRFRYEALSDEEEPLDRERLLGDVRALVDGVMHLLS; the protein is encoded by the coding sequence ATGCCCGGGCATGACCTCGCGCGGGAATTGCTCGCAGCAGCAAGGAGCGATCTCAAGGCGCTCGAGAACATGCTGGATCCGGAAGCGTTCGACGACCGCGTTTTCGGTTTTCATGCGCAACAGGCAGTCGAGAAAGCTCTGAAGTCGTGGCTGAATTATCTGCAGGGGTCACATCCGTTTACGCATGATCTTTCAATGTTGTTGCACGAGCTTGAAGGATGCGGCGCCAATATCGAGGATTATTGGGACTTTGCGGACTTGAGCGCCTATGCGGTCCGATTCCGTTACGAAGCACTATCGGATGAGGAAGAACCACTGGACCGGGAGCGCTTGCTCGGTGATGTTCGCGCGCTCGTAGACGGCGTGATGCATCTCTTGAGCTAA
- a CDS encoding nucleotidyltransferase domain-containing protein — protein sequence MTKRATESAINAMVRLIVERFQPEQVILFGSHARGDAGPDSDVDLLVVMPVKGSRRAKQVEIRLALHDIHLPKDIIVSTPEEFAWRRNVVGAIEEPAVREGKVLYARV from the coding sequence ATGACCAAGCGAGCGACAGAAAGCGCCATCAATGCCATGGTGCGCCTGATCGTCGAACGGTTTCAGCCGGAGCAGGTCATCCTGTTTGGATCCCACGCGCGCGGCGATGCTGGACCGGACAGCGACGTTGACCTGCTCGTCGTAATGCCAGTCAAAGGCTCCAGGCGGGCGAAACAGGTTGAAATCCGGCTCGCGCTCCATGATATCCATCTGCCGAAAGACATCATTGTCAGCACGCCCGAAGAATTCGCGTGGCGCCGGAACGTCGTGGGCGCCATCGAAGAACCCGCGGTGCGCGAGGGCAAGGTTCTCTATGCACGGGTATGA
- a CDS encoding nucleotidyltransferase domain-containing protein: MEESLLQEMTSAIVEEVDPDEIILFGSHAQGRARPDSDVDLLVVLPDSEETRFRRRRITGNLYRRLARYPVGKDILVYTRSETERWRHVRGHIIATSLAEGRRLYARA; this comes from the coding sequence ATGGAAGAATCGCTCCTGCAGGAGATGACGTCGGCGATCGTCGAGGAAGTGGACCCGGACGAGATCATTCTCTTCGGTTCACATGCCCAGGGCCGCGCTCGTCCGGATTCGGACGTGGACCTGCTGGTCGTGCTCCCGGATTCCGAGGAAACGCGGTTCCGGCGCAGGCGTATCACGGGCAATTTGTACCGGCGGCTTGCACGATATCCCGTAGGCAAGGATATCCTGGTCTATACCCGGTCCGAAACAGAGCGTTGGCGGCACGTACGGGGGCATATTATCGCCACCAGCCTTGCGGAAGGGCGGCGCCTCTATGCCCGGGCATGA
- a CDS encoding MBL fold metallo-hydrolase, producing the protein MIFGHFVIDVNEANAFVIGCETTREALLADVADFDPRIEAFLARHGLRLTAVFITHDHYDHTGGLRDLLAKHDVAVYSGKGHAGGCKTRTARHGDTIRVGNLEGRVAATPGHTEEGISLIFPGMVFTGDALFAGSVGGTSNPRDAQRQVQALREHILTLPGDYEIHTGHGPSSTVLIERTSNPFFV; encoded by the coding sequence ATGATCTTCGGGCATTTCGTCATCGACGTGAACGAGGCAAACGCTTTTGTTATCGGCTGCGAAACGACGCGCGAGGCCTTGCTGGCCGATGTCGCCGACTTCGACCCGCGTATCGAGGCGTTCCTCGCGCGGCACGGCCTGCGCCTGACGGCCGTGTTCATCACCCACGACCACTACGACCATACCGGCGGCCTGCGCGACCTGCTCGCGAAGCACGACGTGGCCGTGTACAGCGGCAAAGGCCACGCGGGCGGCTGCAAGACCCGCACCGCGCGCCATGGCGACACCATCCGCGTCGGCAATCTCGAAGGCCGCGTCGCCGCGACACCCGGCCACACCGAAGAAGGGATCAGCCTCATCTTCCCCGGCATGGTCTTCACCGGCGACGCCCTTTTCGCCGGGTCCGTCGGCGGCACGTCGAACCCCCGCGACGCCCAACGCCAGGTCCAGGCCCTCCGCGAGCACATCCTCACCCTGCCCGGCGACTACGAAATCCACACCGGCCACGGCCCCTCCAGCACCGTCCTCATCGAACGCACGAGCAATCCGTTCTTCGTGTGA
- a CDS encoding HEPN domain-containing protein encodes MHGYDELVAVVREWVVKAENDLKNAAHTLKPGQDCPTDAVCFHAQQCVGKYLKALLVWRCVRFPKTHCIGALHSLVRWDGRPEISPEEQERLTDFATSTRYPDVYESISLNEAHEAVKLARRVRRDIRRLLPREAQVRRGH; translated from the coding sequence ATGCACGGGTATGATGAACTCGTCGCTGTCGTCCGCGAGTGGGTAGTCAAAGCCGAAAATGACCTGAAGAACGCCGCCCATACCCTTAAGCCGGGACAGGATTGCCCCACGGATGCCGTCTGTTTTCACGCACAGCAATGTGTCGGGAAATACCTGAAAGCATTGCTGGTGTGGCGCTGCGTTCGATTCCCGAAGACGCACTGTATAGGGGCACTGCACAGTCTCGTCCGGTGGGATGGACGACCGGAAATCAGTCCCGAAGAACAGGAACGATTGACGGATTTCGCAACGTCCACGCGGTATCCTGATGTATATGAGTCCATTTCGTTGAACGAAGCGCACGAGGCGGTCAAGTTGGCGCGCCGCGTTCGCAGGGATATTCGCCGCTTGTTGCCGCGGGAAGCACAGGTGCGTAGGGGGCATTAA
- a CDS encoding pentapeptide repeat-containing protein, whose product MMESKITADVERITTVNEGEWLPGAQLAGRILDGADLRARRLSGANLEGASLRKADLRGALLDGANLRGADLSGADLELAVLGCADLSGANLRGANIKRANLVGVKGHKADFTGADLYYSRPGNADFEGACFRDANIQRTIFRRANLRNTDFTGARGQANFENANLEGSHR is encoded by the coding sequence GTGATGGAATCGAAGATTACGGCCGATGTCGAGCGCATTACAACCGTGAATGAGGGCGAGTGGCTGCCCGGCGCGCAGCTTGCCGGACGCATTCTCGATGGGGCGGACCTCCGGGCAAGACGGCTATCCGGCGCGAACCTCGAAGGCGCTAGCCTGCGCAAAGCGGACTTGCGCGGCGCGTTGCTGGACGGCGCAAACCTGCGCGGCGCCGACCTGAGCGGCGCGGACCTCGAACTTGCCGTGCTCGGATGCGCCGACCTCTCGGGCGCAAACCTGCGCGGCGCGAATATCAAGCGCGCCAATCTTGTCGGCGTGAAAGGACACAAGGCCGACTTCACCGGGGCCGATCTCTATTATTCACGGCCCGGCAACGCCGATTTCGAGGGTGCCTGCTTCCGCGACGCAAACATCCAGCGGACCATCTTCCGCCGCGCGAACCTGCGCAACACCGATTTCACCGGCGCGCGCGGCCAGGCCAACTTCGAGAACGCAAACCTGGAAGGAAGCCACCGATGA